The genomic region GGCCGAGGCGACCCAGAGCCTGGCGTCCCCTCTGGCCGTCGCCCCTCCGAACACATTTCGCTCCATATCGAATTCGGCGCGACCCACCGATAGTGCGCCCGCGATCGTTGTCGCGTCGATCTGCTTCTTGGCCACGATACCACCCTGCAACTGCCAGCCGTCTGCTGTGCCCAGATCGTCGTTGAGTTCCAGATCGCTATCCTCGTACGAAAGTGCTCCGCCGACATGCCAGCCGTTACCGACGTGCACCTGCCCGCCACCGGCATACTGGAAGGAATTCTGTTTGAACCCTATATGGTCCCTGCCGCCATTCTGCTCAAGCTGCCGTGCCTGTAGACGCACCCAGCCGCATTGACCCTGACGGACAAAACGATAGTCACCGGCTCGCTCGGCACAACTCATCAGCGAGTCATTGAACAACATGCTGGAGTACAAAGCGGCCAGTTGGCCGTCCGCGTAGGACTCGGCACCCAGTGAATCCATCGCCGTCGCGTAGCTCGACGAATTGGAGATTGCAGTGAGGCCGGCAAACGTAGCGTCGAGTGCACCTTGGCCGAACAGGCGCTGGATCTCCCCAGTCACTCCACGTTGATTTTCATTGCTCGCCGCGAGTATCTGCGGATTGGCAAAATCGATCTCGTAACTCAAGTCGACCTGGTCGGGGTTGGCGAATTCGAGCACATAGTTCGCCACCATGCTGGGTTCGACAGAAAACGACGTTGCGCTGCGATCTGACAACCCGCCGCCCGCTTTCACGATCGTGACCGAATCGCGTGCCTTGGGCAGCCCCATGTCGACGATCTTCACGACGGCCTTTCCCGCCAGGTCGGCCGCGCCGCTGACCTCCACCCCGTCGGCCACATTTCGCCTCGCATCGAGGTCCAGCAGCAGCCTGGCGGTTTCCAGATGACTGAATTCACCGCGGTGTCCCGTCGTAAGGATCTTTCCGGATCCACCAATGTTGAGCGTACCCTTGTTGACATGACTGTCGACCAGGAACGCTTCGCCCGTGTTGATCACGCCTGTCGTCTCGTTGTTGAGCACGATCTTGGAACCGGCGACAGCAACGTCTGCAGTGGCGGCCAACCGCGCGACGGCAGGAACGCCGGCAACCGCGGAGACGGCGACAAGAGTAGAAGCGGTGACTGCGGCGTTACTCGATGGTTCGCAGTCCCCGTCGGAGCAGATAGCACCGGTAATGGTACCGGTGTTATTGATGGTCAACGTCGTATCTGCAGCGACGATCGCCCTGCCGCTGCCGCCCTCCACCGACTGGATCGTACCCTTGTTGGTAAGCGTGCTGCTGGTGCCGCCGACTATGAAGACCCCGGCGCCGTCGTCACCCCCAGCAATGGTCGATGCACTACCGCCTTCGACCAGCCCGGTTTCAGCGACCACGATGTCGATCGCTCCCGTTCCATCGCCCGCGCTCTGCGCGAAAATACCGTGCGCACCGGCACCGGAGGCACTGACGCCCGCCGAGACGTTGACGCTGACCTTGGTCGCGGTACTCGTCGAACTGCCGGGACCGCCGACGCTTTGCGCGAAGATGCCGTGCGCGCCGGCTCCGGTTGTCGACAGCGTCTGGTCGCCGGCGTAGGTGACCGTAACGGCACCCCCCGTCCCGGAACCGCCACCGTTGCCGATCAGTACACTGGACCCGCTGAAGGAATCGGCAGAACCGGCCACGCCTCCGCCGCCACCGACGCTCTGCGCGAAGATGCCGACTGACGATCCACCGAGGGTCGTGATCGAACCCGATGCCACCACCGTGACCGCCCCGCCGTTGCCGCTGGACGTGGAGGTGCTGCCGAGGCTCAATCCCGAACCGAAATCATCTGCGGATCCCATCACGATCGAACCGGCATAGCCGCCACCGCCGCCGATGCTCTGCGCGAAGATGCCGTGCGCGGCGGTGCTGTCATCCAGCGTCGCCGAGGTCGCGGTCTCGATGCTGCCACTGTGCGTCACCGAAACCGAACCGCCATTGCCTTGTGCGCTGCCGGACCCACTGACCGCGAAGGTCCCGGTGGCACCCTCGAGGCCGTCGATGGCCGAACCGCCTCCGCCGCCGATCGACTGTGCAAAGACGGCACTTGCCGCGCGCCCTGCGGTGCTGATTGCCGTGGCGGTGTTGCCGATGGTGACCTGGCCGCCATTGCCACTGACCCCTGCTTCGCCACCGATCGAGATATCCAGTTGCGGGTTGGCGACGACCGATTGCTTGATCCCGGTATCGCCGCCGCCGCCACCGATGCTTTGCGCCAGGATGCCGAGCGCGCCGGCGCCCTGCGTCGTGATGGAGGCGCCGGACTCGTTGGTCACCTTGACTAGCCCACCGTCACCACCACCGCTGCCGTTGCCGCCGATGCTGAGACTGTGTACCGGTGAAGACGCCGCGGCCCCGCCCGCGCCACCTCCACCACCGACGCTTTGCGCGAGAATGCCGTAGCTGCTGTCGCCCGCGGTGGAGAGAAAACCACCGTTGACGACGGAGACTTCCTCGCCGTCGCCGGTCGCCCCGCCCTTACCGCCCAGCGAGAAACCGAAGCTGGTCCAGGAGGTGAGCGCAGTGTAGGGATCAAGCTTGGTGGCATCGGACAAGACCTTGGCGATGTTCTGCGCCGTGGTATCGGAGGTAAAGGTTCCGATGCCGGTTGAGCCGGAACCACCGTTACCACCACCGCCGCCGATACTCTGCGCCATGATGGCGTGGCTGGCCGTGCCCTTCGTTGAGACCGTCCCATCGATGTTGTCCACCGTCACTATCGAACCGTTGCCACCGGCGCCGCCGTCTCCGCCGATGTTGCCATTGAAGCTGTACGTGGTGGTCGAACCGGACCCGCTCGGATTCCGACAGGAGTAGGAAAAGGTCTTGGCGCCCGATAGGCCACAGAGCCCCGTCAGCGACAGGCTGTAACCGGATGCCGAACCGCCGTTGCCACCGCCGCCGCCGACCGCCTGCGCAAATATCCCGTTGGCGGTCGGCCCCGTCGTTGCGATCGAGGCACCCGTTTCATTGGTCACGTTGACCGCCGTGGCGTCCTGGCCGGTGCCGCCGCTGCCGCCGACGGCGATCTGCACCGACGCTTTATAGGTGTTCTGGCTGTTGGCCGGGGCGGATCCGGCATTGATCAGGATGTTGCCGCCACTGCCGCCCGCACCACCATCGCCGCCGACAGTTTGGGCGAAGATCCCGTCTGAATCGGTGCCGGTGGTCGATATCGACTGGTAGTTGGAGACCGCAACCGCCCCCGGAGTCGCGCCTTTTCCACCGGAACCGCCGACCGTCACCTGGTAATTGGCGCTGTGTTCGGCCTGGGCCATCACGTTCAGCAGGATGTTGTACGAGCCACCGCCCTTGCCGCCGCTACCGCCGACGCTTTGCGCGAAGATCGCATCGCTGTCGTCACCGCCAGTGGAAACGGTGTCGTAGTTTTCGACCGTAACGGTGTTGCCCTCGCCGCCCGCACCACCGCTGCCGCCGACGTTGACCTCGACATTGAAGGTACTGTCAGTCAGGACGTTGGCTTCACCGGAGTAGACGGTACCGCCGGCGCCGCCGTGACCTCCCATGCTCTGAGCGAAGATACCGTCCGACGCGTAGTTCTTAGTCGTGATCGCAGCCGTGTTGAGCACGAGGACGGTACCGGCCTCGCCACCGTCGCCGCCCGCACCGCCGACGTCGACGCTCAGGTCGCCGGCCGGCACGTCGTCGACGGCGCTGACGTTGATGCCACCCTCCACGACGAACCCGCCCGCACCGCCGTTGCCGCCCAGGCTCTGCGCGAAGATCCCGCCGGACTGCGCACCCAGAGTAGTGATTGTTCCCGCGTTGGCGACCGTGACGCCGCTGGACGCGCCGCCGCTGCCGCCGCCGCCGCCCAGCGTCACGGCGACCTTTCCCTGCGACGCCAGTGTAGTGGAGATTGAACCGCCGCCACGCCCACCATTGCCACCGATGCTGGCGGCGGCGATCGCCGTCGAAAGGGAACCCTCGGTGACGATATCGCCGTTCGAACCAATCCTGACCGCCCCTGCATGGCCGCCATCCCCACCGGCACCGCCTACACCGATCTGCACGGCCGCCAGGCTTCCGCTGGAGCCGTTGATATCCAGACCGCCACGCCCCCCCGAGCCACCGGTGCTGGCGGCGTAGAGCCCCAGGCTTTGTGCACCGGACGTGGTGATCTTGTCGCCCGACCAGTCGATGACGACGTCGCCTGCGTTGGCACCCCCGCCGCCTTGGCCGCCGACCGCCACGCCGATATTGCCGAGGGACAGCCCGTTGCCGGAAAACGCCATGCCACCGACCCCGCCGCTACCGGCGGAACTGAGCGCGGCGATAGCATCGGACGACGATCCAGTGGTCGTGATGCTGTCGATCGATGTGACCGTGACGGCGCCCGCCCCCCCCGCCATACCGCCCTCGCCGCCGATACCCACGTTGACGTCGCCGGCGCTCACCAGGTTTGCGGCCCCGGTCAGATACGCCGCACCGCCACTGCCGCCGACGCTCTTGGCCAGTATGCCCTGGGCGGCTTGGCCGGCGGTGGTGATCCCGCCCGAGGAATAGACCTCGACCGTGTCGCCGCTGCCACCCGCCCCGCCGCCACCGCCGACCGCAATGTCGACGGCCGTCATGCTGACGGTCGATCCGGCGAAGGTGAAACCCGAATGACCGCCGCTGCCCCCGGCGCTGGCCGCCAGGATGCCGTGGGCCGCTTCGCCCTGGGTGGAGATCTCGAGCGAGTCGTACTGCGCACTGTCGATACAGTTCCCCGACGTAGCCGCGCGCGTGCCGCGGCAGACCAGGACCGCACCACCGTCGCCACCGCCGCTGCCGGAACCGCCGACGCCCACGCTCACCGACCCGACGGGATCCCTGGAGACGGCGAGTGTCGTGCCGGCGGAGCCACCGGCACCGCCGGTGCTGGTCGCCATGATGCCGATGGCGTGATCGCCCTGCGTGGTGGCCCGGCCGTCGAAATTCGCAGTGACCGCACCGCCGTCGCCGGCGGCGCCCCCCGAACCACCGAGGGCAATCGAGACGTCGATCGCGCCCGCGCCCTCGGACACCGAGAGGGCATTGCCGCCGTGACCACCACCGCCGCCGACGCTCTGCGCGACGACGGCCCGCGCGTTGTCGCCGCCGGTCTTGATCGTCGGTTGGTTGCTGCCCAGGAAGTCGTGAATAACGACCTCTCCGCCGTGTCCGCCGGTGCCACCACTGCCGCCAATCGCCATCGAAAAATCGACGCCGATCGCCAGTGTGTTGCCACCCCGGCCGCCACCACCACCCTGGCTCTGGGCGAAGATCCCGTCGGCATTGGTGCCACTGGTGGAGATATCGGCGACATTGGTGACGGACACCGAACCGCCGGTCGCACCGCTCCCGCCATCGCCGCCGATCGCGGCGATGCCCTGCGACGAACTCGCGGAGCCACCACCACCGCCGAGTGACTGCGCAAAGATGCCTTCGGCGTCCGCGCCTTCGGTAGTCAGCACCGACGCGTTGTGGACCAACACCTCGCCGCCGGTACCGCCCTTGGCACCGGCGCCACCAATAGATACCAGGCCGCGCGCCGAACCACCGTCTCCGCCGCCGCCTCCCGCCGACTGCGCGAAAATCGCGCGTGATCTATCGCCGGCCGTCGTGACGCTGGCGCCACTCGTTCGCACCTCGGCCTTGCCACCTTTGCCGCCGGACGACCCGGAACCGCTCAGGGCCACGACCCCCGACCCGCTCGACCCCTTGCCCCCCCCGCCACCCTGGCTCTGCGCGAAGATCCCGTCGGCGTCCGCACCCGTGGTCCGGAGAGCACTCGTTTCGTCACCGGTCCAGACGACGCTCGCTTCGCCGCCGTCACCCGCACTCTCCGACCCGGAGCCGTACGCCGCAAAACCGGACGAGGATCCGGCATCACCGGCGAAACCACCGACACTGTGTACCATCACCGCATTGGCTTCACTGCCGGTCGTCGTGACGGAACCATTGAAGTTCACTACGACGGCACCGCCGGGTCCGGAGCCGGCGGCGGACCCGCCGTCGGCCTTGCCGAACACGCCGTTGGCGCTCCCGCCGTCACCGCCGGCCCCACCGTAACTGCGCGCAAAAACGCCCTGGGCCGCCGACCCCGAAGTGATGATTGACAGCGTATTGGCCGGCAGCGCGACCGTGACCGATCCACCGGTACCGCCCTGACCGCCGCCGCCGCCAAAGGCACTGCCCCCAGAGGACGCATTGCCACCATTACCGCCTGCCCCAGCCAGGCTCTGCAGCACCAGCGCACCGTTGCCGCTGGCCACGATCGTGATGGCGCTGCTGTCATTCGACGACAATGCCACGGACCCGCCATCGGCACCGCTCCCCCCCATACCGCCCTCGCCCTTGCCGGTGAGGGTGTTGTCGCCGTCGCCGCCGCGTCCCCCGGCGCCGCCATAGCTCGCCATAGCGATGCCGGGCGCGCTCGCGCCCGTAATGCGCAGCCCGTCTGCGACCGCGACACTCACCGACCCGCCATCGCCGCCGGCACCGCCGACCCCGCCCTGTCCGGTGTAGTCGGCGGCCTTGCCGACCCCGCCGGTGCCGCCGCTGCCACCTCGCCGGGTGATGTCCACGACGGTGGCATTGCCCCCGTCATTGCCGATCAACATATCCAACAGGACCACGGTGGCCGAACCACCGCTCCCACCGTTCCCGCCGCGACCTCCGAATCCGTCGCCACCGGCTTGGGAATACCCCTCGCCGCCGGTGCCGCCCGTGCCCCCCGTGGCGGTCAGCTCAATGGGTTTGCCCGGGTTGGTGACGAAGACGCTGTCGACGATGGTGGCATTGAGGCTGCCGGCGCCGCCACCGTCCGCGCCGGCCTCTCCCGTACGTTTGCCATCGCCTTTGCTTTCACCTTTCGAGTCACCGGCACCGCCGGTACTCTTGATCTGCAGCGCCGGTGCCGAGGTTGACTCGACCACGAACTGACTCGCAATGTCCGTGACATTGAAATCGAATGCCATATCGGGCGCGCTAATGTTCGCGGCGCCCTCGACGGAAAACTCAATGGCGGCCGTGCCTACGGAGGCAATTTTTGTCGAAGTCAGGTGCTCGTAGATGAAGGACAACGCAGGCGCGCCGGCATCGTTGACCTGAACGACGAATGACTCGGCCCCAGTGACGTTGCCGGTGCAGGTTTGCGTGGTCGCACTGATCGAGCAGCCGGCAGCGACG from Chromatiaceae bacterium harbors:
- a CDS encoding autotransporter outer membrane beta-barrel domain-containing protein, which translates into the protein MRCNNDAIAKNLGPGCRSAITFFLTSASLTFWTNHVAAGCSISATTQTCTGNVTGAESFVVQVNDAGAPALSFIYEHLTSTKIASVGTAAIEFSVEGAANISAPDMAFDFNVTDIASQFVVESTSAPALQIKSTGGAGDSKGESKGDGKRTGEAGADGGGAGSLNATIVDSVFVTNPGKPIELTATGGTGGTGGEGYSQAGGDGFGGRGGNGGSGGSATVVLLDMLIGNDGGNATVVDITRRGGSGGTGGVGKAADYTGQGGVGGAGGDGGSVSVAVADGLRITGASAPGIAMASYGGAGGRGGDGDNTLTGKGEGGMGGSGADGGSVALSSNDSSAITIVASGNGALVLQSLAGAGGNGGNASSGGSAFGGGGGQGGTGGSVTVALPANTLSIITSGSAAQGVFARSYGGAGGDGGSANGVFGKADGGSAAGSGPGGAVVVNFNGSVTTTGSEANAVMVHSVGGFAGDAGSSSGFAAYGSGSESAGDGGEASVVWTGDETSALRTTGADADGIFAQSQGGGGGKGSSGSGVVALSGSGSSGGKGGKAEVRTSGASVTTAGDRSRAIFAQSAGGGGGDGGSARGLVSIGGAGAKGGTGGEVLVHNASVLTTEGADAEGIFAQSLGGGGGSASSSQGIAAIGGDGGSGATGGSVSVTNVADISTSGTNADGIFAQSQGGGGGRGGNTLAIGVDFSMAIGGSGGTGGHGGEVVIHDFLGSNQPTIKTGGDNARAVVAQSVGGGGGHGGNALSVSEGAGAIDVSIALGGSGGAAGDGGAVTANFDGRATTQGDHAIGIMATSTGGAGGSAGTTLAVSRDPVGSVSVGVGGSGSGGGDGGAVLVCRGTRAATSGNCIDSAQYDSLEISTQGEAAHGILAASAGGSGGHSGFTFAGSTVSMTAVDIAVGGGGGAGGSGDTVEVYSSGGITTAGQAAQGILAKSVGGSGGAAYLTGAANLVSAGDVNVGIGGEGGMAGGAGAVTVTSIDSITTTGSSSDAIAALSSAGSGGVGGMAFSGNGLSLGNIGVAVGGQGGGGANAGDVVIDWSGDKITTSGAQSLGLYAASTGGSGGRGGLDINGSSGSLAAVQIGVGGAGGDGGHAGAVRIGSNGDIVTEGSLSTAIAAASIGGNGGRGGGSISTTLASQGKVAVTLGGGGGSGGASSGVTVANAGTITTLGAQSGGIFAQSLGGNGGAGGFVVEGGINVSAVDDVPAGDLSVDVGGAGGDGGEAGTVLVLNTAAITTKNYASDGIFAQSMGGHGGAGGTVYSGEANVLTDSTFNVEVNVGGSGGAGGEGNTVTVENYDTVSTGGDDSDAIFAQSVGGSGGKGGGSYNILLNVMAQAEHSANYQVTVGGSGGKGATPGAVAVSNYQSISTTGTDSDGIFAQTVGGDGGAGGSGGNILINAGSAPANSQNTYKASVQIAVGGSGGTGQDATAVNVTNETGASIATTGPTANGIFAQAVGGGGGNGGSASGYSLSLTGLCGLSGAKTFSYSCRNPSGSGSTTTYSFNGNIGGDGGAGGNGSIVTVDNIDGTVSTKGTASHAIMAQSIGGGGGNGGSGSTGIGTFTSDTTAQNIAKVLSDATKLDPYTALTSWTSFGFSLGGKGGATGDGEEVSVVNGGFLSTAGDSSYGILAQSVGGGGGAGGAAASSPVHSLSIGGNGSGGGDGGLVKVTNESGASITTQGAGALGILAQSIGGGGGDTGIKQSVVANPQLDISIGGEAGVSGNGGQVTIGNTATAISTAGRAASAVFAQSIGGGGGSAIDGLEGATGTFAVSGSGSAQGNGGSVSVTHSGSIETATSATLDDSTAAHGIFAQSIGGGGGYAGSIVMGSADDFGSGLSLGSTSTSSGNGGAVTVVASGSITTLGGSSVGIFAQSVGGGGGVAGSADSFSGSSVLIGNGGGSGTGGAVTVTYAGDQTLSTTGAGAHGIFAQSVGGPGSSTSTATKVSVNVSAGVSASGAGAHGIFAQSAGDGTGAIDIVVAETGLVEGGSASTIAGGDDGAGVFIVGGTSSTLTNKGTIQSVEGGSGRAIVAADTTLTINNTGTITGAICSDGDCEPSSNAAVTASTLVAVSAVAGVPAVARLAATADVAVAGSKIVLNNETTGVINTGEAFLVDSHVNKGTLNIGGSGKILTTGHRGEFSHLETARLLLDLDARRNVADGVEVSGAADLAGKAVVKIVDMGLPKARDSVTIVKAGGGLSDRSATSFSVEPSMVANYVLEFANPDQVDLSYEIDFANPQILAASNENQRGVTGEIQRLFGQGALDATFAGLTAISNSSSYATAMDSLGAESYADGQLAALYSSMLFNDSLMSCAERAGDYRFVRQGQCGWVRLQARQLEQNGGRDHIGFKQNSFQYAGGGQVHVGNGWHVGGALSYEDSDLELNDDLGTADGWQLQGGIVAKKQIDATTIAGALSVGRAEFDMERNVFGGATARGDARLWVASAQMRAAHAFEHGNWYVKPFADLGVDHIAMDEFDEKGPGSVNLHVDDQNDTYVYVQPAVEIGGEVDLGGKTLVRPKLTLGITQFLTDAAPSATARFRDSPSNIGHFDSKSELDRTSFDVGLSADVISGRGWVVSIGGNGRFSDNTESYGGHLRLSIPF